From Fimbriimonadaceae bacterium, the proteins below share one genomic window:
- the rpmG gene encoding 50S ribosomal protein L33 — protein MAKKSEAREIIRIVCTEDGKNYYTTTKNKRNTTERLELMKYNPRLRKHTLHREKK, from the coding sequence ATGGCGAAGAAGAGCGAAGCACGGGAAATCATCCGGATCGTGTGCACCGAAGACGGCAAGAACTACTACACGACGACCAAGAACAAGCGCAACACGACCGAGCGCCTGGAACTCATGAAGTACAACCCGCGGCTGCGCAAGCACACGCTGCACCGCGAAAAGAAGTAA
- the rpmF gene encoding 50S ribosomal protein L32 produces MPLPKRRHSHQRTALRRTHYTAEMPEIQVNKQVGGEPYFLRHNATPDGYYKGRRLPGFKDKEQG; encoded by the coding sequence ATGCCACTGCCCAAGAGACGACACTCGCACCAGCGCACGGCCCTCCGCCGCACGCACTACACCGCGGAGATGCCCGAGATCCAGGTGAACAAGCAGGTCGGCGGCGAGCCGTACTTCCTGCGCCACAACGCCACGCCAGACGGCTACTACAAAGGCCGGCGCCTCCCCGGATTCAAAGACAAAGAACAGGGCTGA
- the recN gene encoding DNA repair protein RecN has translation MVVELTVENIAIIERAQIALGPGLTVLTGETGAGKSLLVDAIELAFGARADSELVRTGTPRASVSVAVDVSHSPELRALCDAMGAAIDDSMLYLHREVFAEGRSQCRIAGKLAPVGTLRQLGLAIVDLHGQHDHQALLDVDTHLGLLDAWIGDPCSDLLAETAAAYEAAEAARKRLQAVRTGQREREQRLDLLRYQIGEIEAFGPRVGEGDELEAQLSRLQHAERLTQVGSEALHALADDEFSALERLRAQVKSLQDAERLDASLGPILETVRAAEISLEDGLRDLRRYVENVEANPELLQETADRLDALRRLRRKYGDDEAALLAYLHEAHLELQSLEGLDQDEATLLAAYNEAAASLKSTCAKLTALRQERAAEFEKEVAAQLDDLAMPGARFEARFAPKEPEANGADQVGFFFSANTGEPPKPLDKIASGGEISRVMLAIKTAMAGRAGVPTLIFDEVDSGLGGRAAAVVAQKLGELSAHYQVVAITHLPQIASAATTHFRIDKEEVGGRVVTRVHALNPQERVEEIARMIAGEEVGDSARAHAKEMIGDGNRDSGLKR, from the coding sequence GTGGTCGTCGAGCTGACCGTCGAGAACATCGCGATCATCGAGCGCGCCCAAATCGCACTCGGTCCCGGCCTCACGGTGCTGACCGGGGAAACGGGCGCGGGCAAATCGCTCCTCGTCGATGCCATCGAACTCGCTTTCGGAGCGCGCGCCGACTCCGAACTCGTTCGAACGGGCACCCCGCGCGCATCGGTCTCCGTCGCGGTCGACGTCTCCCACAGCCCCGAGCTGCGCGCCCTTTGCGACGCCATGGGCGCCGCGATCGACGATTCGATGCTCTACCTTCACCGCGAGGTGTTCGCCGAAGGAAGGTCGCAGTGCCGCATCGCCGGCAAACTTGCGCCGGTCGGCACCCTTCGCCAGCTCGGTCTGGCCATCGTGGATCTGCACGGGCAACACGACCACCAGGCCCTGCTCGACGTGGACACCCACCTCGGCCTCCTCGACGCCTGGATCGGCGATCCGTGCTCCGACCTCCTCGCCGAGACGGCCGCTGCGTACGAAGCCGCGGAGGCCGCCCGAAAGCGGCTGCAGGCCGTCCGCACCGGTCAGCGCGAACGCGAGCAGCGCCTCGACCTGCTGCGCTACCAGATCGGCGAAATCGAAGCGTTCGGGCCGCGCGTTGGCGAGGGCGACGAGTTGGAGGCCCAACTCTCCCGCCTCCAGCACGCCGAGCGGCTCACCCAGGTCGGCAGCGAGGCGCTGCACGCCCTCGCCGACGACGAGTTCAGCGCCCTCGAACGCCTCCGAGCCCAGGTCAAATCCCTCCAGGACGCGGAGCGCCTCGACGCCTCCCTCGGCCCCATTCTCGAAACGGTCCGTGCAGCCGAAATCTCGCTGGAAGACGGACTCCGCGACCTGCGACGCTACGTGGAGAACGTCGAAGCCAATCCGGAACTGCTCCAGGAGACCGCGGACCGGCTGGACGCGCTCCGCCGCCTGCGCCGCAAGTACGGAGACGACGAGGCCGCCCTCCTCGCCTACCTCCACGAGGCCCACCTGGAACTTCAAAGCCTCGAAGGACTCGACCAGGACGAGGCAACCCTGCTCGCCGCCTACAACGAGGCCGCGGCCTCGCTCAAATCCACCTGCGCCAAACTAACCGCCCTACGCCAGGAGCGCGCGGCGGAGTTCGAAAAGGAGGTCGCCGCCCAGCTCGACGACCTTGCGATGCCCGGAGCCCGATTCGAGGCCCGCTTCGCACCCAAGGAGCCCGAGGCGAACGGCGCCGACCAGGTGGGCTTCTTCTTCTCCGCCAATACCGGCGAACCCCCGAAACCCCTCGACAAGATCGCCAGCGGCGGCGAGATCTCCCGCGTCATGCTGGCAATCAAAACGGCCATGGCCGGACGCGCGGGAGTTCCCACGCTCATTTTCGACGAAGTGGATTCGGGACTTGGGGGACGCGCAGCGGCCGTCGTGGCCCAGAAGCTCGGAGAGCTGAGCGCTCACTACCAGGTGGTCGCGATCACCCACCTGCCTCAAATCGCGAGCGCCGCCACCACGCACTTCAGGATCGACAAGGAGGAGGTGGGAGGACGCGTGGTCACCCGCGTCCACGCACTGAATCCGCAGGAGCGCGTCGAGGAGATCGCCCGGATGATCGCCGGGGAAGAGGTCGGCGACTCCGCGCGTGCCCACGCCAAGGAGATGATCGGGGACGGGAATCGGGATTCGGGACTCAAGAGGTAG
- a CDS encoding YajQ family cyclic di-GMP-binding protein encodes MAAKESSFDIVSKVDKQEVRNAVDQAQRELANRYDFKGTKAEIRFENDELTLVADDEFRMEQLKDIVVSKLLKRGIDIRQIDYGKQEAGTGLTIRMPVKFKAGISQDQAKPLIKQIRDKGLKVQAQIQGDAIRVSGKDKDELQKTIAFVKGIKLEFPVSFENYR; translated from the coding sequence ATGGCGGCCAAAGAATCCTCTTTCGACATCGTGTCCAAGGTGGACAAGCAAGAGGTCCGCAACGCCGTGGACCAGGCACAGCGCGAGCTTGCCAACCGGTACGACTTCAAGGGCACGAAGGCCGAGATCCGGTTTGAGAACGACGAGCTGACGCTGGTGGCTGACGACGAGTTCCGGATGGAGCAGCTCAAGGACATCGTCGTGTCGAAGCTCCTCAAGCGCGGGATCGACATCCGACAGATCGACTACGGCAAGCAGGAGGCGGGCACCGGGCTGACCATCCGCATGCCCGTGAAGTTCAAGGCGGGCATCTCGCAGGACCAGGCCAAGCCGCTGATCAAGCAGATTCGAGACAAGGGTCTGAAGGTCCAGGCGCAGATCCAGGGCGACGCGATCCGCGTGAGCGGCAAGGACAAGGACGAGCTGCAGAAGACCATCGCCTTCGTGAAGGGCATCAAGCTCGAGTTTCCCGTTTCATTCGAGAATTATCGGTAG
- the cydB gene encoding cytochrome d ubiquinol oxidase subunit II: METVWFAIIAVMLAVYVVLDGFDLGVGVLHLFVAKNDAERRTVLASIGPIWDGNEVWLLASGGVLFFAFPRVYAAGFSGFYLPLMMSLWLLVLRGIAIEFRSMVVADLWRSFWDGVFFLSSLLMAVVLGAALGNVIRGVPLGPDGYFSGPLFTNFMPWPDQGVLDWYTVLVGVFALAALTLHGALFLVYKTEGELNARARGAARVLWWVVVLVGVLATIATHSIRPELYEQLIGRPWTWILALGVVAGAVLMRVFLTKGLELKAFLGSVLFLASMLAATAAGVFPILLRSTVDAANNLTTENAAAGALSLRVGLIWWLLAIVLAIGYFSYLFHSFRGKVQSGAEGYGH; this comes from the coding sequence ATGGAAACCGTTTGGTTCGCCATCATCGCCGTGATGCTCGCCGTGTACGTCGTGCTCGACGGGTTCGACTTGGGGGTGGGTGTGCTTCACCTCTTTGTGGCCAAGAACGATGCGGAGCGCCGCACGGTGCTTGCCTCGATCGGACCGATTTGGGACGGCAACGAGGTGTGGCTGCTGGCAAGCGGCGGAGTGTTGTTCTTCGCGTTTCCCAGGGTCTACGCGGCGGGGTTCAGCGGTTTCTATCTGCCCCTGATGATGTCGTTGTGGCTGCTGGTTCTCCGGGGAATCGCGATCGAGTTCCGCTCGATGGTCGTGGCGGACCTGTGGCGATCGTTTTGGGACGGCGTGTTCTTCCTCTCCTCGTTGCTCATGGCCGTGGTGCTGGGCGCGGCGCTGGGCAATGTCATCCGCGGGGTGCCGTTGGGGCCCGATGGCTACTTCAGCGGCCCGCTCTTCACCAACTTTATGCCTTGGCCGGACCAGGGCGTGCTGGATTGGTACACCGTGCTGGTGGGCGTCTTCGCGCTGGCCGCTTTGACGCTGCACGGGGCGCTGTTCCTCGTGTACAAGACGGAGGGCGAGCTGAACGCTCGGGCGAGAGGTGCGGCACGGGTGCTCTGGTGGGTTGTGGTGCTGGTGGGCGTGTTGGCGACGATCGCCACCCATTCGATTCGGCCCGAGCTTTACGAGCAGTTGATCGGCCGCCCGTGGACGTGGATTCTCGCGCTGGGCGTCGTGGCCGGCGCGGTGCTGATGCGCGTTTTCCTGACGAAGGGGCTCGAACTCAAGGCGTTTCTCGGCTCGGTCCTGTTCCTGGCGTCGATGCTGGCGGCGACGGCAGCGGGCGTGTTCCCCATTCTGTTGCGCTCGACGGTGGATGCGGCGAACAACCTGACCACGGAGAACGCCGCGGCTGGTGCCCTGAGCCTGCGCGTGGGGCTGATCTGGTGGCTTCTTGCGATCGTGCTCGCGATCGGCTACTTCAGCTACCTGTTCCACTCGTTCCGCGGGAAGGTCCAGAGCGGCGCCGAGGGGTACGGACACTAG